From one Salvelinus alpinus chromosome 14, SLU_Salpinus.1, whole genome shotgun sequence genomic stretch:
- the LOC139539000 gene encoding NADH dehydrogenase [ubiquinone] 1 alpha subcomplex subunit 10, mitochondrial-like, translating to MAVRVLRLVLPSGTAVFKIGTTIRTAGIQTSSVRNLRYGWWTYALGERTTPRFKENSKIISIDGNLASGKGALAQSLAEKMGMLYMPEPDTHYLDKMTAEKAPLPTAFNGNCSLEKFYGDPKAADGNSYRLQAWMYLMRLLQWSDAMEHLLTTGQGVVLERSPYSDMVFVEAMFKQGYIRKQCVDHYNEIKGISICEFLPPHLVIYVDMPAEEVQKKLKASGKDVPLPYLKSIEDAYKKTYLPKISENAELLAYDATQAQDIERIAEDIEDLKFEKGPWVEQDDVTLHYMRMLVENKMRVADLTLVPNFLPEVTIGAHEYDAGYYAFKSLPGKKYAAGYNADIGDKNIWLK from the exons ATGGCGGTACGGGTGCTCCGGTTGGTCCTCCCCTCGGGGACAGCCGTGTTCAAAATAGGGACAACTATTCGAACG GCTGGTATTCAGACAAGCTCAGTAAGAAACCTGCGGTACGGTTGGTGGACATATGCACTGGGCGAGAGGACAACTCCAAGGTTCAAGGAGAACAGCAAGATAATCTCCATTGATGGCAACCTGGCCTCCGGAAAGGGGGCGCTGGCCCAGAGTCTGGCTGAAAAGATGG GGATGCTGTACATGCCTGAGCCTGACACGCACTACTTGGACAAGATGACAGCGGAGAAGGCACCTCTGCCAACCGCCTTTAATGGTAACTGCAGCCTGGAGAAGTTCTACGGAGACCCTAAGGCTGCTGACGGGAACTCCTACCGGCTGCAGGCATGGATGTACCTCATGAGGCTCCTGCAGTGGTCAGACGCCATGGAGCATCTGCTCACCACAG GCCAAGGTGTGGTCTTAGAGCGCTCCCCCTACAGTGACATGGTGTTTGTGGAGGCCATGTTCAAACAGGGTTACATCAGAAAGCAGT GTGTTGACCACTACAATGAAATCAAAGGTATCAGCATCTGTGAGTTCCTTCCCCCCCACTTGGTCATCTATGTGGACATGCCAGCAGAAGAAGTGCAGAAGAAGCTGAAGGCATCAGGCAAG GATGTGCCCCTACCCTATCTGAAGAGCATTGAGGACGCATACAAGAAGACCTACCTTCCCAAAATAAG TGAGAATGCAGAATTGCTTGCTTATGATGCAACGCAGGCACAAGACATCGAGAGG ATTGCAGAAGACATTGAGGACTTGAAGTTCGAGAAAGGACCTTGGGTAGAACAGGATGATGTCACATTACACTACATGAGAATGCT ggtgGAAAACAAGATGAGGGTGGCAGACCTGACCCTTGTACCCAACTTCCTCCCTGAGGTCACCATCGGAGCTCACGAGTATGACGCAGGCTACTACGCTTTCAAATCG cTCCCGGGAAAGAAGTATGCTGCAGGATATAACGCAGATATTGGAGATAAGAACATCTGGCTGAAGTGA